In a single window of the Massilia oculi genome:
- a CDS encoding response regulator transcription factor: MIEDDLAIGQALLSVFQDEGHTAVWLRLAADAGARIRDESFDAVVLDLGLPDGDGNDVLRLLRADGVRLPVLIISARDSLQDRLKGFDLGADDYLIKPFEIPELLVRLRAIVRRAHGTLEENLWTAGDIVLDENRMAVTRAGQPVTLSKTEFALLLTLMKQANRVLTRVELERRALPAADGQGGQSQTLDVHIFNLRKKIGEGVIRTVRGVGYMVQQDA; the protein is encoded by the coding sequence ATGATCGAAGACGATCTCGCGATCGGCCAGGCGCTGTTGTCGGTATTCCAGGACGAGGGCCACACGGCGGTCTGGCTGCGCCTCGCGGCCGATGCCGGCGCGCGCATCCGCGACGAGTCCTTCGACGCGGTGGTGCTCGACCTCGGCCTGCCCGACGGCGACGGCAACGACGTGCTGCGTCTGCTCCGCGCCGACGGCGTGCGCCTGCCGGTATTGATCATCAGCGCGCGCGACAGCCTGCAAGACCGCCTGAAAGGCTTCGACCTGGGCGCCGACGACTATCTGATCAAGCCGTTCGAGATCCCCGAGCTGCTGGTGCGCCTGCGCGCCATCGTGCGCCGCGCCCACGGCACGCTGGAAGAAAACCTGTGGACGGCGGGCGACATCGTGCTCGACGAGAACCGCATGGCGGTCACGCGCGCGGGTCAGCCGGTGACCCTCTCGAAGACCGAATTTGCCCTGCTGCTGACGCTCATGAAGCAGGCCAACCGGGTATTGACGCGGGTGGAACTGGAACGGCGCGCGCTGCCGGCCGCGGATGGCCAGGGCGGGCAGAGCCAGACCCTGGACGTGCACATCTTCAACCTGCGCAAGAAGATCGGCGAAGGCGTGATCCGCACCGTGCGCGGCGTCGGCTACATGGTGCAGCAGGATGCTTAG
- a CDS encoding ATP-binding protein translates to MLRRLANRPSSLFQRLMFSFTGVIVVVAIIGLVWVFLEAKATQRSRTFSENKAHTANIQAHLSDVGPDVARMLPVLEEIEANRVRMFQELDYHSHVRVRVWLHGRLVYNSAPQWPDRLPEVASRDAYSWVRWEAQDTAQGIKVERSHEVDDEWMFSIGGVGFLLSSTIFSLPLLLIPAWLIVGIGLRPLRSIASSIAQRSDGDLTPLPDSAYRELSPLVDAINGLMARLSQRIEHEHEFLTDAAHELKTPLAAIQINAHVLLSRAGSETAERCAEPAAGLRSGVARATHTVHQLLALERARAEPQVDHPCPQTGVAEFVRDRVAAAAHLAVQRNIEIEFHADGDGSVPLHLESMASAVDNLISNAIKYSPQDGRIAVRLNRIGHIYRLAIADQGPGINPDLRDKVFDRFYRVPGQEQSGSGLGLAIAERGAARNGGIIVLSDGDGGRGLTATIEFAGAAA, encoded by the coding sequence ATGCTTAGGCGGCTGGCGAACCGGCCGTCGTCGCTGTTCCAGCGCCTGATGTTCAGCTTCACGGGCGTGATCGTCGTCGTGGCCATCATCGGCCTGGTGTGGGTGTTCCTCGAGGCCAAGGCCACCCAGCGCAGCCGCACCTTCAGCGAGAACAAGGCGCACACCGCCAATATCCAGGCTCACCTGTCGGACGTCGGCCCGGATGTGGCGCGCATGCTGCCGGTGCTGGAGGAGATCGAGGCGAACCGCGTGCGCATGTTCCAGGAGCTCGATTACCACTCGCACGTGCGGGTGCGCGTCTGGCTGCACGGCCGGCTGGTCTACAACTCGGCGCCGCAGTGGCCCGACCGGCTGCCGGAAGTCGCCAGCCGCGACGCCTATTCCTGGGTGCGCTGGGAAGCGCAAGACACGGCGCAGGGCATCAAGGTCGAGCGCAGCCACGAAGTCGACGACGAATGGATGTTCTCGATCGGCGGCGTGGGATTCCTGCTGTCCTCGACCATCTTCAGCCTGCCGCTGCTCCTGATTCCGGCCTGGCTGATCGTCGGCATCGGCCTGCGCCCGCTGCGCTCGATCGCATCCAGCATCGCCCAGCGTTCGGACGGCGACCTGACGCCACTGCCGGATTCCGCCTACCGCGAACTGTCGCCGCTGGTGGACGCGATCAACGGCCTGATGGCGCGCCTGTCGCAGCGCATCGAGCACGAGCACGAATTCCTCACCGACGCCGCGCACGAGCTCAAGACGCCGCTGGCGGCGATCCAGATCAATGCCCACGTGCTGCTCAGCCGCGCCGGCAGCGAGACGGCCGAACGTTGCGCCGAGCCGGCGGCGGGCCTGCGCAGCGGCGTGGCGCGCGCCACCCACACCGTGCACCAGTTGCTGGCCCTCGAGCGGGCGCGCGCCGAGCCGCAGGTCGACCACCCCTGCCCGCAGACCGGCGTCGCCGAGTTCGTGCGCGACCGGGTGGCGGCGGCCGCCCACCTGGCGGTGCAGCGCAATATCGAGATCGAGTTCCACGCCGACGGCGACGGCAGCGTGCCGCTGCACCTGGAAAGCATGGCGTCGGCCGTCGATAACCTGATCAGCAACGCGATCAAGTATTCGCCGCAGGACGGCCGCATCGCGGTGCGCCTGAATCGCATCGGCCACATCTATCGCCTGGCGATCGCCGACCAGGGACCGGGCATCAACCCGGACTTGCGCGACAAGGTCTTCGACCGTTTCTACCGGGTGCCGGGACAGGAGCAATCAGGCAGCGGCCTGGGACTGGCGATCGCCGAACGCGGCGCCGCGCGCAATGGCGGCATCATCGTGCTGTCGGACGGCGACGGCGGTCGCGGGTTGACGGCGACCATCGAGTTCGCGGGCGCCGCGGCATGA
- a CDS encoding alpha/beta fold hydrolase has protein sequence MTALFPDCRSLQVDVAPSVTIKAITGGSGPPLLLLHGHPQTHAIWHKVAPRLAERFTIVACDLRGYGDSSKPQGALDHANYSKRTMALDALAVMRSLGFERFHVLAHDRGARVAHRLALDHPGAIERMALLDIAPTLAMYEQTSEAFARAYWHWFFLIQPAPMPERLIEADPAAYVRDVMGKRSAGLAPFDPRALREYQRCLALPGAAHGICEDYRAAAGIDLEHDRLDRKEGRKLGMPLLALWGEQGAVGRCFDPLKEWKLVADDVQGGALPCGHYIAEEAPELLLGRVLPFLAG, from the coding sequence ATGACAGCACTATTTCCGGATTGTCGCTCCCTGCAAGTCGACGTGGCGCCGTCGGTCACGATCAAGGCCATCACCGGCGGTTCCGGCCCGCCGCTGCTGCTTCTGCACGGTCATCCGCAAACCCACGCGATCTGGCACAAGGTCGCGCCCCGGCTTGCCGAACGCTTCACCATCGTCGCCTGCGACCTGCGCGGCTATGGCGACTCGAGCAAGCCGCAAGGAGCGCTTGATCACGCCAACTACAGCAAGCGCACGATGGCGCTCGATGCGCTGGCCGTCATGCGTTCGCTCGGCTTCGAACGGTTCCACGTGCTGGCCCACGACCGCGGCGCGCGCGTGGCGCACCGGCTGGCGCTGGACCATCCCGGGGCGATCGAGCGGATGGCGTTGCTGGACATCGCGCCGACGCTGGCGATGTACGAACAGACCTCGGAAGCGTTCGCGCGCGCCTATTGGCACTGGTTCTTCCTGATCCAGCCGGCGCCCATGCCCGAGCGCCTGATCGAGGCCGACCCCGCCGCCTACGTGCGCGACGTGATGGGAAAGCGCAGCGCAGGCCTGGCGCCGTTCGATCCGCGCGCGCTGCGCGAATACCAGCGCTGCCTGGCGCTGCCGGGCGCCGCCCACGGCATCTGCGAGGATTATCGCGCCGCCGCCGGCATCGATCTCGAACACGACCGGCTCGATCGCAAGGAAGGACGAAAGCTCGGGATGCCGCTGTTGGCGCTGTGGGGAGAGCAGGGCGCGGTGGGGCGCTGCTTCGATCCGCTCAAGGAGTGGAAACTGGTGGCGGACGACGTGCAGGGCGGGGCGCTGCCCTGCGGTCACTACATCGCGGAGGAAGCACCCGAGCTGCTGCTCGGGCGCGTGCTGCCGTTCCTCGCAGGGTGA
- a CDS encoding TonB-dependent receptor, translating into MNPIAGACALLLMAAPLHAQEAGAQDPEDAVRPAATVSGEAPIATVNVSGIRRGIEAAIEIKRNATSIVEAVSAEDIGKLPDTTVAQSISRLSGVTTQRSKINGKATEVSVRGMSPTFNGSLLNGREQASTSDARSPEFDLFPSELTGSVLVYKTPDASLIGQGLASTIDLRTLRPLDFGKRMFAANARKERIGFGSGSDLGSGHRKTLTYVDQYFGRKLGLSVGLTSFKQDNGGELKFDSWGANTADIDYNGQTVRAINGFMAETSRRKAERDGASVTLQFRPNDKFRSTFDAFYSRGEEATKKTGLEGAIVGGTGIYDPNAVLTDATIENGIVTAGTFSNYKGDVRNHLFSNKDRLLSLGVNNELKVGEWRIVNDLSYSKGTKRISNFETMAGQPGNTPESQLGSISYSGFNGNNFADVRYSPSLNYADRNVAVLTDVAGWGGGPLSPQAGYLALPTIDDKVQAVRLSAERDTDWGPLAAVRFGVNYTRRDKSRLGEEGRLSVRGGDGYAAIPMPGSGLEVAGPTGIPVAAFDPTGSLGSLYELNRWVDATVLARDWTVGEKVTTAYLMGELDGTLMSLPYSGNIGVQLVDTRQRASGNQVDLANCTGITTDTCPAVVKTGGVDYTEVLPSLNLTFDLGNDQLLRLGAGKQVSRANLDNLKASMNFGLQSATAEDPALTGFAGNPELKPYEARALDLSYEKYFGKKGYVSAALFYKKLDNYVINAPQMFDFAQYTSASTPLPATGQYAGSTIGFLTMPQNGEGGIMRGIELSANLPFGLVVNALDGFGVQVNHSHTDSSVRLPTSAFVTGSNAPVFNGAVSEIGLPGLSRNVTSLRLYYEKHGLQVSLAAYRRSSFIGQILDYRSESQFTFIKGETIADAQVSYDFQGGMLQGWSVFLQGHNLTNEPFREYTSDPEVYTNVVTFGRTYSAGLNYKF; encoded by the coding sequence TTGAATCCTATTGCAGGCGCCTGCGCATTGCTGTTGATGGCGGCGCCCCTGCACGCGCAGGAAGCCGGCGCCCAGGACCCCGAGGACGCGGTCCGGCCCGCGGCGACCGTCTCGGGCGAGGCGCCGATCGCCACCGTCAACGTGTCCGGCATCCGGCGCGGCATCGAGGCGGCCATCGAGATCAAGCGCAACGCGACGTCCATCGTCGAAGCCGTCTCCGCCGAGGACATCGGCAAGCTCCCCGACACCACCGTTGCCCAGTCGATCTCGCGCCTGTCGGGCGTGACCACCCAGCGCAGCAAGATCAACGGCAAGGCGACCGAAGTCAGTGTGCGCGGCATGTCGCCGACCTTCAACGGCTCGCTGCTCAACGGCCGCGAGCAGGCCTCGACCAGCGATGCGCGCAGCCCCGAATTCGACCTGTTCCCGTCCGAGCTGACCGGCAGCGTGCTGGTCTATAAAACGCCGGACGCGAGCCTGATCGGCCAGGGCCTTGCCTCGACCATCGACCTGCGCACCCTGCGTCCGCTCGATTTCGGCAAGCGCATGTTTGCGGCCAATGCGCGCAAGGAGCGCATCGGCTTCGGTTCCGGCTCCGACCTCGGCTCGGGCCACCGCAAGACGCTGACCTACGTCGACCAGTACTTCGGCCGCAAGCTGGGCCTATCCGTCGGCCTGACCTCGTTCAAGCAGGACAACGGCGGCGAACTCAAGTTCGACAGCTGGGGCGCCAACACCGCCGACATCGACTACAACGGCCAGACCGTCAGGGCGATCAACGGCTTCATGGCCGAGACCTCGCGCCGCAAGGCCGAACGCGACGGCGCTTCGGTCACCCTGCAGTTTCGCCCCAACGACAAGTTCCGCTCGACCTTCGACGCCTTCTACTCGCGCGGCGAAGAGGCGACCAAGAAGACCGGCCTCGAAGGCGCGATCGTCGGCGGCACCGGCATCTACGATCCGAACGCGGTGCTGACCGACGCCACCATCGAGAACGGCATCGTCACCGCCGGCACCTTCAGCAACTACAAGGGCGACGTGCGCAACCACCTGTTCTCGAACAAGGACCGCCTGCTGTCGCTTGGCGTGAACAACGAGCTCAAGGTGGGCGAGTGGCGCATCGTAAACGACCTGTCGTACTCGAAGGGCACCAAGCGCATCAGCAATTTCGAGACCATGGCCGGCCAGCCGGGCAACACGCCCGAGAGCCAGCTCGGTTCGATCAGCTACAGCGGCTTCAACGGCAACAACTTCGCCGACGTGCGCTACAGCCCGAGCCTGAACTACGCCGACCGCAACGTGGCCGTGCTGACCGACGTCGCCGGCTGGGGCGGCGGCCCGCTGTCGCCGCAGGCCGGCTACCTGGCGTTGCCGACCATCGACGACAAGGTGCAGGCGGTGCGCCTGTCGGCCGAGCGCGATACCGACTGGGGCCCGCTGGCCGCGGTGCGCTTCGGCGTCAACTACACCAGGCGCGACAAGTCGCGCCTGGGCGAGGAGGGCCGCCTGTCGGTGCGCGGCGGCGACGGCTACGCCGCCATCCCGATGCCGGGCAGCGGCCTTGAGGTCGCCGGCCCGACCGGCATCCCGGTGGCCGCGTTCGACCCGACCGGGAGCCTGGGCTCGCTGTATGAACTGAACCGCTGGGTCGACGCCACCGTGCTGGCGCGCGACTGGACGGTGGGCGAGAAGGTCACCACCGCCTATTTGATGGGTGAGCTCGACGGCACCCTGATGTCGCTGCCGTACAGCGGCAATATCGGCGTGCAGCTGGTCGACACCCGCCAGCGCGCCAGCGGCAACCAGGTCGACCTGGCCAACTGCACCGGCATCACCACCGACACCTGTCCCGCGGTCGTCAAGACCGGCGGCGTCGACTACACGGAGGTCCTGCCCAGCCTGAACCTGACCTTCGACCTGGGCAACGACCAGCTGCTGCGCCTGGGCGCCGGCAAGCAGGTCTCGCGCGCCAACCTGGACAACCTGAAGGCCAGCATGAATTTCGGCCTGCAGAGCGCCACCGCCGAGGATCCGGCGCTGACCGGCTTCGCCGGCAATCCGGAACTGAAACCCTATGAAGCGCGCGCGCTCGACCTGTCGTACGAAAAATACTTCGGCAAGAAAGGTTATGTCAGCGCGGCGCTGTTCTACAAGAAGCTCGACAACTACGTGATCAATGCGCCGCAGATGTTCGACTTCGCCCAGTACACCAGCGCCAGCACCCCGCTGCCGGCCACCGGCCAGTACGCCGGCTCGACGATCGGCTTCCTGACCATGCCGCAGAACGGGGAGGGCGGCATCATGCGCGGCATCGAGCTGTCGGCCAACCTCCCGTTCGGCCTGGTCGTGAATGCGCTGGACGGCTTCGGCGTGCAGGTGAACCATTCGCACACCGATTCCTCGGTGCGCCTGCCGACCAGCGCCTTCGTCACAGGCAGCAATGCGCCGGTGTTCAATGGCGCGGTGTCCGAGATCGGCCTGCCGGGCCTGTCGCGCAACGTGACCAGCCTGCGCCTGTACTACGAGAAGCACGGCCTGCAGGTGTCGCTGGCTGCCTACCGCCGCTCGAGCTTTATCGGCCAGATCCTCGACTACCGCAGCGAATCGCAGTTCACCTTCATCAAGGGCGAGACGATTGCCGACGCCCAGGTGTCCTACGATTTCCAGGGCGGCATGCTGCAGGGCTGGTCGGTATTCCTGCAGGGGCATAACCTGACCAACGAACCGTTCCGCGAGTACACCAGCGATCCGGAGGTCTACACCAACGTCGTCACCTTCGGCCGCACCTACTCGGCCGGTCTCAACTACAAGTTCTGA
- a CDS encoding DUF3592 domain-containing protein yields MNTPPSTEPAIPHDPQFQVLVGWFLIVVAVPLAIWIALRIHDKFDARSWPKASAEVVKSELYERRGKSHDWCIKMAYRYEVDGQQFVSSRSATSIMSESACDPSRAVIQARFEKRQPGDRITIRHHPREPGRAIAHVDGLDIFDFLFPAVALGVFATGVHSIRYGARLRVEQAALAAERRERMARAEREFFMKNSP; encoded by the coding sequence ATGAACACGCCGCCATCCACCGAACCCGCCATCCCGCACGATCCCCAGTTCCAGGTGCTCGTGGGCTGGTTCCTGATCGTGGTCGCGGTGCCGCTGGCGATCTGGATTGCGCTGCGCATCCACGACAAGTTCGATGCGAGGTCCTGGCCGAAGGCCAGCGCCGAGGTGGTCAAGAGCGAGTTGTACGAACGGCGCGGCAAATCGCACGACTGGTGCATCAAGATGGCCTACCGCTACGAGGTCGATGGGCAGCAGTTCGTATCGTCCCGCAGCGCCACGTCGATCATGAGCGAATCCGCCTGCGATCCGTCGCGCGCCGTCATCCAGGCGCGCTTCGAGAAGAGACAGCCGGGCGACCGGATCACGATCCGCCATCATCCGCGCGAGCCCGGACGCGCGATCGCCCATGTCGACGGGCTGGATATCTTCGATTTTCTCTTCCCGGCGGTGGCGCTTGGCGTGTTCGCGACGGGTGTGCACTCGATCCGCTATGGCGCGCGGCTGCGGGTGGAACAGGCCGCGCTGGCCGCGGAGCGCCGCGAGCGCATGGCGCGCGCCGAACGCGAATTCTTCATGAAAAACTCACCATGA
- a CDS encoding alpha-amylase family glycosyl hydrolase, producing MTALPMKPIFVHAVAALAAPAPDPYRPREYVQFQHADWTKNATIYQINTRQFTPEGTLKAATGQLPRLKELGVEILWLMPIHPIGEAKRKGALGSPYAVRDFRAVNPELGTMADLRAFVDRAHALGLRVIVDWVGNHTSWDNVLMTQHPDWYARGPDGKPQPTPWFNWDDIVDLDYGKPGLRRYMLEAMKFWVREAGIDGYRVDAAGLVPQDFWDHASRELRAIKPVFMLAEWESRDMHRDAFDASYAWTWWEALHDIARGRSDVTRLHAYYAWNAKFYPRQAYRMLYTTNHDKNAWDGTEFEAFGPAVDAAIVFSFVSEGIPLVYNGQEAGNTKRLAFFERDPIEWKASPYTALYKKLIALKKQNTALWNGEYGARMVQVPNDAPTQVLSFVRANDKDKVFVALNLSDKPVKPRFDKTLHHGSYRDFATGAKLDVGGSLDFEMAPWSYRVLVK from the coding sequence ATGACCGCACTGCCCATGAAGCCGATCTTCGTTCATGCCGTGGCGGCGCTGGCGGCGCCCGCCCCCGATCCTTATCGGCCGCGGGAGTACGTACAGTTCCAGCATGCCGACTGGACGAAGAACGCCACCATCTACCAGATCAATACGCGCCAGTTCACGCCGGAAGGCACGTTGAAGGCCGCAACCGGCCAGCTGCCGCGCCTGAAGGAGCTGGGCGTCGAGATCCTGTGGCTGATGCCGATCCATCCGATCGGCGAAGCCAAGCGCAAGGGTGCGCTGGGCAGTCCCTACGCGGTGCGCGACTTCCGCGCCGTCAATCCCGAGCTGGGCACGATGGCCGACCTGCGCGCCTTCGTCGACCGCGCCCATGCGCTGGGCCTGCGCGTGATCGTCGACTGGGTCGGCAACCATACCTCGTGGGACAACGTGCTGATGACGCAGCACCCGGACTGGTACGCCAGGGGGCCGGATGGCAAGCCGCAGCCGACGCCCTGGTTCAACTGGGACGACATCGTCGACCTCGATTACGGCAAACCGGGGCTGCGCCGCTACATGCTCGAGGCGATGAAGTTCTGGGTGCGGGAAGCCGGCATCGACGGCTATCGCGTGGACGCCGCCGGACTGGTGCCGCAGGACTTCTGGGACCACGCCAGCCGCGAGCTGCGCGCCATCAAGCCGGTGTTCATGCTGGCCGAGTGGGAGAGCCGCGACATGCACCGCGACGCCTTCGACGCCAGCTATGCCTGGACCTGGTGGGAGGCGCTGCACGACATCGCGCGCGGCCGCTCGGACGTCACACGCCTGCATGCCTATTACGCCTGGAACGCGAAGTTCTATCCGCGCCAGGCCTACCGCATGCTGTACACGACGAACCACGACAAGAACGCCTGGGACGGCACCGAATTCGAAGCCTTCGGCCCGGCGGTCGACGCGGCGATCGTGTTCAGTTTCGTCAGCGAAGGCATCCCGCTGGTCTACAACGGGCAAGAGGCGGGCAACACCAAACGCCTGGCCTTCTTCGAGCGCGACCCGATCGAATGGAAGGCCTCGCCCTACACGGCGCTCTACAAGAAGTTGATCGCGCTGAAGAAACAGAACACGGCGCTGTGGAATGGAGAGTACGGCGCGCGGATGGTGCAGGTGCCGAACGACGCGCCAACCCAGGTCCTGAGCTTCGTGCGCGCCAACGACAAGGACAAGGTGTTCGTTGCCCTGAACCTGTCGGACAAGCCGGTCAAGCCGCGCTTCGACAAGACACTGCATCACGGATCGTACCGCGACTTCGCCACCGGCGCGAAGCTCGACGTGGGCGGATCGCTCGATTTTGAAATGGCACCGTGGAGTTACCGCGTGCTGGTGAAGTAA
- a CDS encoding glycoside hydrolase family 97 protein has product MVSRFMNVSLATHCCVVLGMVVSSSAFALDAMSASVESPGKVLNVSVQVAPDGRLSYQVERKGQQVIAPSRLGFVLGSDKPLDSGFRIERQVVTDHDSSWEQPWGERRTVRNHYRQMRVDVKKNDGRRLAIVFRVYDDGLGFRYEFPKLPNNRATHIADELTEFVVAQPATAWWQQAGEVWALEYPIQKSPLREVGMANTPMTVRMENGTHIAFHEAALVDYASMWLRRVEGQRLRAHLTPSATGNPVVRTGAFTTPWRTMQIADDAAGLYMSDLVLNLNEPNKLGDVSWVKPSKYVGVWWDMHLETKSWASGPKHGATTEYTKRYIDFAAKHGFRGVLVEGWNPGWDSDWAGNGLDMDFTRAHPSFDIAAVTDHGRKKGVHLIGHHETGGNVAHYEKQMDAAFRLYAKHGVDSIKTGYVTDGGAAQFMGKNGKVHFGYTDSQEGVRHYQKVVEEAARYKIAINTHEPVKDTGLRRTYPNWISREGARGVEYNAWGNPVNTVDHEANLVFTRMLSGPLDYTPGILSLEGKDKRPFNSTQAKQLANFVVIYSPVQMAADLIEHYERYPGPFQFIKDVPADWEDTRVPHGAVGEYVTIVRKDRNSDGWYVGSVTDGNKRTLDLKLDFLDPGKTYLAEIYRDGDNADYRDDKRRFDIAIEKRNVTSADTIKMVLAPGGGQAIRLVPLK; this is encoded by the coding sequence ATGGTTTCCAGATTCATGAATGTCAGCCTGGCCACGCATTGCTGCGTGGTGCTGGGCATGGTGGTGAGCTCGAGCGCCTTCGCGCTCGATGCCATGAGCGCGAGCGTCGAGTCGCCGGGCAAGGTGCTGAACGTGTCGGTGCAGGTCGCGCCGGACGGACGCCTGTCGTACCAGGTCGAACGCAAGGGCCAGCAGGTGATCGCGCCGTCGCGCCTGGGCTTCGTGCTGGGCAGCGACAAGCCGCTGGATTCGGGCTTCAGGATCGAGCGCCAGGTGGTCACCGACCACGACAGCAGCTGGGAACAGCCGTGGGGCGAGCGCCGCACGGTGCGCAACCACTACCGCCAGATGCGGGTCGACGTCAAGAAGAACGATGGCCGCCGCCTGGCGATCGTGTTTCGCGTGTACGACGACGGCCTGGGCTTTCGCTACGAATTCCCCAAGCTGCCGAACAACCGCGCCACGCACATCGCCGACGAGCTGACCGAGTTCGTGGTCGCGCAGCCGGCCACCGCCTGGTGGCAGCAGGCGGGCGAAGTCTGGGCGCTCGAATACCCGATCCAGAAGTCGCCCCTGCGTGAAGTGGGCATGGCCAACACCCCGATGACCGTGCGCATGGAGAACGGCACCCACATCGCCTTCCACGAGGCGGCCCTGGTCGACTATGCCTCGATGTGGCTGCGCCGGGTCGAAGGCCAGCGCCTGCGCGCCCACCTGACCCCGTCCGCCACCGGCAACCCGGTGGTGCGCACCGGCGCCTTCACCACGCCATGGCGCACGATGCAGATCGCCGACGACGCGGCCGGCCTGTACATGTCCGACCTGGTGCTGAACCTGAACGAGCCGAACAAGCTGGGCGACGTCTCCTGGGTCAAGCCATCGAAGTACGTCGGGGTGTGGTGGGACATGCACCTGGAAACCAAGTCGTGGGCCTCGGGTCCGAAACACGGCGCCACCACCGAGTACACCAAGCGCTACATCGATTTCGCGGCCAAGCATGGCTTTCGCGGCGTGCTGGTCGAGGGCTGGAACCCGGGCTGGGACAGCGACTGGGCCGGCAATGGCCTGGACATGGACTTCACCAGGGCGCATCCGAGCTTCGACATCGCCGCCGTGACGGACCATGGCCGCAAGAAGGGCGTGCACCTGATCGGCCACCACGAGACCGGCGGCAACGTCGCGCACTACGAAAAGCAGATGGACGCGGCCTTCAGGCTGTATGCGAAGCACGGCGTGGACAGCATCAAGACCGGCTACGTGACCGACGGCGGCGCGGCCCAGTTCATGGGCAAGAACGGCAAGGTCCATTTCGGCTACACCGATTCGCAGGAGGGCGTGCGCCACTACCAGAAGGTGGTCGAGGAAGCTGCGCGCTACAAGATCGCGATCAACACCCATGAACCGGTGAAGGACACCGGCCTGCGCCGCACCTATCCGAACTGGATCTCGCGCGAAGGCGCACGCGGCGTCGAGTACAACGCCTGGGGCAATCCGGTCAATACCGTCGACCACGAGGCCAACCTGGTGTTCACCCGCATGCTGAGCGGCCCGCTCGACTACACGCCGGGCATCCTGAGCCTGGAAGGCAAGGACAAGCGGCCGTTCAACTCGACCCAGGCCAAGCAGTTGGCCAACTTCGTGGTGATCTATTCGCCGGTGCAGATGGCGGCCGACCTGATCGAGCACTACGAGCGCTATCCGGGCCCGTTCCAGTTCATCAAGGACGTGCCGGCCGACTGGGAAGACACCCGCGTGCCGCACGGCGCGGTGGGCGAATACGTGACCATCGTGCGCAAGGACCGCAATTCGGACGGCTGGTACGTCGGCTCGGTCACGGACGGCAACAAACGCACGCTGGACCTGAAGCTGGACTTCCTGGACCCCGGCAAGACCTACCTGGCCGAAATCTACCGCGACGGCGACAACGCCGACTATCGCGACGACAAGCGCCGCTTCGACATCGCGATCGAGAAGCGCAACGTCACCAGTGCGGACACCATCAAGATGGTGCTGGCGCCGGGCGGGGGACAGGCGATTCGCCTTGTGCCGCTCAAGTAA
- a CDS encoding MFS transporter: MQILFSVAFVHLLNDCVQAVLPSIYPLLKHEFDLTFTQVGLITLTFQCTASLLQPWIGLYTDKRPIPFLLPAGMCVTLLGVGLLAWADSFPMLLTAAAMIGVGSSTFHPEASRVARLASGGRFGFAQSLFQVGGNAGSALGPLLAAAIVVGRGQGEIAWFMLLVLVAVAVLVGVSRWYSNHLTNMVRKAAQHAGPRLPRKKVIQALAVLALLVFSKYIYMASLQTYYTFFLIEKFHLPVGTAQLYLFLFLASVAAGTFAGGPIGDKIGRKRVIWFSILGAAPFTIALPYANLFWTGVLSVVIGLVMSSAFSAIVVFAQELVPGKVGLISGIFFGLMFGISGVGAAAMGHIADIHGIDQVYRIASFLPLLGIMAALLPKVDGAKR; this comes from the coding sequence ATGCAGATCCTGTTCTCGGTCGCCTTCGTTCACCTGCTGAACGATTGCGTGCAGGCCGTGCTGCCGTCGATCTACCCGCTCCTGAAGCATGAATTCGACCTGACGTTCACCCAGGTCGGCCTGATCACGTTGACCTTCCAGTGCACCGCCTCGCTGCTGCAGCCCTGGATCGGCCTGTACACCGACAAGCGCCCGATTCCCTTCCTGTTGCCGGCCGGGATGTGCGTGACCCTGTTGGGCGTGGGCCTCCTGGCCTGGGCCGACAGCTTCCCGATGCTGCTCACCGCGGCCGCGATGATCGGCGTCGGTTCCTCGACCTTCCACCCGGAGGCCTCGCGCGTGGCGCGCCTGGCCTCGGGCGGGCGCTTCGGCTTCGCGCAGTCGCTGTTCCAGGTCGGCGGCAACGCCGGCTCGGCCCTCGGCCCGCTGCTGGCGGCCGCCATCGTGGTCGGACGCGGCCAGGGCGAGATCGCCTGGTTCATGCTGCTGGTGCTGGTCGCGGTGGCGGTGCTGGTCGGCGTGAGCCGCTGGTACAGCAACCACCTGACGAATATGGTCAGGAAGGCCGCGCAGCATGCGGGCCCAAGGCTGCCGCGCAAGAAGGTGATCCAGGCCCTGGCGGTGCTGGCGCTGCTGGTGTTCTCCAAGTACATCTACATGGCCAGCCTGCAGACCTACTACACCTTCTTCCTGATCGAGAAGTTCCACCTGCCGGTGGGCACCGCCCAGCTGTACCTGTTCCTGTTCCTGGCCTCGGTCGCGGCGGGCACCTTCGCCGGCGGCCCGATCGGCGACAAGATCGGCCGCAAGCGCGTGATCTGGTTCTCGATCCTGGGCGCGGCGCCGTTCACCATCGCGCTGCCGTACGCGAACCTGTTCTGGACCGGCGTGCTGTCGGTCGTGATCGGGCTGGTGATGTCGTCGGCCTTCTCGGCCATCGTCGTCTTCGCCCAGGAGCTGGTGCCGGGCAAGGTCGGACTGATCTCGGGCATCTTCTTCGGCCTGATGTTCGGCATCAGCGGCGTGGGCGCCGCGGCCATGGGCCATATCGCCGACATCCACGGCATCGACCAGGTGTACCGGATCGCGTCCTTCCTGCCGCTCTTGGGCATCATGGCGGCGCTGCTGCCGAAGGTCGACGGGGCGAAGCGCTAG